A stretch of DNA from Alicyclobacillus acidocaldarius subsp. acidocaldarius Tc-4-1:
CCTGCATCTTCGCTTTCGCGATCCGGACGGCCTGCTCTACATCCAGGATGTGACCGAGTTTGTCGAAGACGGATCGGCGCTCGTCGCAATGGGCCTCGATGGCCAGAATCGCGTCCGGCAGACGCTGACCGTGAGCCTAGCGCCGCTCGACGTGGGAAAGGTGGGATGAGCGCATGGCGACCGTCATGGGCGTGTTCGCCCACCCGGACGACGAGACGTTCATCGCCGGAGGCACCTTCGCGCGCCTGGCGGCCGAGGGGCACCGCGTCGTGATCGCCTGCGCGACGCGCGGGGAGATGGGCCGCCGGCTCGGTGTGCCGCTTCGAGCCACGCGCGAATCCCTGGGCGCGCTTCGCGAGCAGGAGCTGCGCGAGGCGTGCGCCGCGCTCGGCGTGAGCCGCCTCGTCCTCCTGGGCTACCGGGACAAAGAGGTCGAGATGGTGCCGGAGGACGAAGGGGTGTCCCGGCTCGCGTCGCTCTTCGCCGAGGAGCGACCCGACGCGATCATCACGTTTCACGATCCGCTCGGCGGCCATCCGGATCACGCGGCCATCGGGCGCTTGGCGACGTCGACGTTTGCGCGATATCGGCGAATGAACGAAGGCGCGCGCCTCTTTTACCTCGCGTGGGGGGACGATCTCGCCGCCTTCAGGCGATATCCGCAGCCGGCGAAGGCGCTCGTCGAGGTGGACGTGCGCGCCTATCGCCGCCAGAAGCTCTTGGCGTTTCGAGCACACCGCACGCAGTCGGAGCTGGACGCCGCCATCTGGGGAAACGAGGAGAAGGCCGTCCACCGCATGCGCCATCGCGAGTACTTTGTGCTGAGCCAGGGGCCGAATCTCAGGCGCCCGGGAACGTTGATCGACTGAAAGCGGGGCGAAACCACATGTACGACATCTACGGAGAATCGGCACTGCCCGCAGACGTGCGCGAGCGCCTGCGCATCACGCGCGATCTCGCCCGTCGTTTCCACGATCGGGCACCGGAGCACGATCGCGCGGGCGACTTTCCGTTTCAGAACATCGAGGATTTGAAGTCATCGGGTTACGTGCGCTGGACCGTGCCTGTGGAATACGGGGGGCTTGGCCTAAGCCTCGAGGAGATGCTCATGCATCAGGAGGTGCTCGCCAAAGGAGACGGATCGACCGCGCTGGCAATTGGCTGGCACGTGGGCATTTTGCTTCACCTGCGCGAGACGGGGGCGTTCCCGGACGAGCTGTTTCGCATGGTGTGCGAGTCCGTCGTGAAGGAGGGCGCGCTCATCAACAGCTG
This window harbors:
- a CDS encoding DUF1806 family protein, whose protein sequence is MRTLGAAEAKERLEAWRGSRVYVHFEVNPEAYLRNASATLDEVGMFGDGLYRLHLRFRDPDGLLYIQDVTEFVEDGSALVAMGLDGQNRVRQTLTVSLAPLDVGKVG
- a CDS encoding PIG-L family deacetylase, producing the protein MATVMGVFAHPDDETFIAGGTFARLAAEGHRVVIACATRGEMGRRLGVPLRATRESLGALREQELREACAALGVSRLVLLGYRDKEVEMVPEDEGVSRLASLFAEERPDAIITFHDPLGGHPDHAAIGRLATSTFARYRRMNEGARLFYLAWGDDLAAFRRYPQPAKALVEVDVRAYRRQKLLAFRAHRTQSELDAAIWGNEEKAVHRMRHREYFVLSQGPNLRRPGTLID